GAAATGATAGAGGCTGACCTCATGGCCCAGGCTCAGTCTTCTTCTGTTGTCATGCAAGAGTCCCAACAGGAAGATTTAAAGCCATTACAACCCGAGAAGAGTACATCGGCTTACGAGTCTGAGCACCGTGCACAGGCTGCAGAAGCCGCAGAGGCAAACCCAGCAGTACAAGTAAGATTTCTTCTCCTATACTTTCCATAAAATGTTGTAATGTTTGGGTTactttttcattaaaatatatgtaatgaTTTCTTTCAGCATATAACCAATCTTCTGCAAAGGTCCAGCTCAAACCACAGCAAAACCCGATTGTCCGGTAGAGCTCGGTTGTCCTTGTCTCACACTGTCCTCCTGTCGCTCACTCTCCTATACAAACGCATCAGCTATCGCAATGTGTCTGCAAATTTCCATCTGGAAAAAGGAAATATTCACAGGATCTTCTTTTCTTTCTGTGACAGAGTGATTGCATTACAGGATCAGCTCATCAAATGGCCAACAGGTATGAAgctgtttactttttgttttaaatcacaCTATAGTTCCTAACACCATTCAATTTTCTATTGCAGGACAGGAGGAAGTACATCTGCTTCCTTTCTCCAGTTGGCTGGGTCACAACGAAGGCCTGGAAGAGAGAGGTCTTCCTAAAGTGCTTGGGGTACTGGGCGACACAAGCATACCCATTCGCCTACCCACCGGCAAGCCGGAATGTGAGAGCGACCCTTCTGAAGCAAAGAGACTTAAGAATGACCTAGATCCAGATTCATGGCTGAACTTGGAACTGGTCATCAATGGTGAGGGCCGATTCATTTACTGCCACATCAGCAAAGGCTCAGAAAAAGACAGAGGACGTGCATTACTTGAAATTCTCCAGCAAAATCCTGAGATGGTGCCTCCAGGGACCTGCCTGATAGCCGACGTTGGATACCCACTCACGGGGCAAATACTTACTCCGTTCTCTGCAGGACGAAGCCCTCAGGAAAACCTTTACAACAGATCTGTGGGGATCCATTTGGGCCGTTTTGAGCAGGCGTTAGCCGACCTAAAACAGCGATTCCAGAAATTGCGCTATTTGGATATGGGGAACTATGATAGGGCGAAAGTTGTGGTTTTGACTGCTTGTATATTAAACAATGTTTTTCTGGACATGGGGGATGTGACAAAGGGACTGATAGGGCAAACCACAAAAGAAGATGTAACAGAGGAGGTAACAGATGATGCGGCCGGGGTGGCCATGAGGGACACTGTAGTAAATCTTCTTTACAGCACACTGGAAGCAGAAACACATTAAGCCTTTGAAATAAATgtagggacattccactttttttgaaaatacgttaattttccagctcccctagagtttaacatttgattcttgccgttttggaatccattcagctgatcttcgggtctggcgctaccacttttggcgtggcttggcgcggtccattgaatctgattggaccattggcatcgcgctaaaaaataaccaaagagttttgatatttttcctatttaaagctctttatttacatcgtgtactaagaccaacaaaAGAATtgaaagttgcgattttctgggcagatatgtctaggaactgctctcaaactggcgtaatggtcaaggactttgctgatgtggCATGGCTGCagctgcccgaaaatagtcccctgctattgaaagtagtGATGAGCGATTTTGAAGCGTGCCTCATGAGGCtttgaaacatttacgaatcttttgtttcgaatctttggttcggagcttgtttcaaactggccaaagtcACGTAATTTTagcgtcataactgtttcgaaaagTTTTGAAAATCTGACAATACACCACTAGGGAagttgatcacaaatgaccagcGTAGGTGAATTcaggtcagttttattataaaagttcataaaacattcatccttctgtgctcctttttgtttatagacagatttaatgacaaaaatgtgcatatttaaaaagtgagttcgttttaatgatttgtttgccataAATTAAGCTAAAATCacagaatacacttttaattatgtcataattaaattaaataacttATTGTTcttaaaaacagttttttagaacaatcttgctattattttgtaaaaagtgtaaaatgtttggacagatcttgctgcttttacactattttgaccagcaggtgtcgtcAGCGTGTATGGTGTTCCgaacgcttcgaaaaactgaatcaatttgcaAAGCAATTGGTTTAATTGAtgcgaagcttcgaaaagcttagTTTCTCCCATCAAtaattgaaagtaaccaagggaactacttcgggcagtgcgtaatatcactacgcctgcgcAGCCATGTTGCATCAGCAGTCACTGATTAttgcgccagaatgagagtatagtcgtagccatatctgcctggaaaatcacaacttttggTTTTGGGTTGTTctaagtacacaatgtaactacataAGAGTCAAGTGTTAAATAGAAAaacatcaaaactctttggttgttttttaggCGCAATGTTAATGGTCTGGTCggattcggtggattgtgctgagctatgctgGAGGTGCTGGCGCcggacctggagatcggctgaatggattccgggacggtaagaatcaaatgtttagctctaggggagctggaaaaagagcatattttcataaaaaagtggaatgtccctttaatgtacAAAGTAAATGTATAGCAGCTCAAAACCAGTGTATGACTAAGTTTGCAAAGTGTCTGAAATACTTGGATTGAGTGTATGTGGTATAAAATGAAGAAAAGTTGCAGGTAAACATCTGATGAACACATTTTGTAttggtttgttttttattaaaacacaaaaaataccaTGTACAGCTTGGTTTTTATTTGGTTCATGAATGAGACAAGTTAAACTGCACAGCAATGTTAACCAATATTTTGtgattaaaggtatagttcacccaaaaatgaatattctgtcatcattaacttttatgttgttacaaacccgtatacatttctttgttctgatgaacacaaaggaagacacTCTAAGAACTGTTTGCCACCAAACCGTCCGTGGACCCAATTCacttccacagtaggaaaaaaatactatggaagtgaatggtccACAAACGGTTCGGCTACAAACTTTTAtccaaatatcttcctttgtgttcatcagtaACAACATGggagtgagtgaatgatgacagaattttcatttttgggtgaactatccctttaatggaaGAAAGAAAAACTGCAGTATTGATGGAGCATTATTAATTTTGTTACATCAGTTATAAGATTTGACTCATAGGGGGATTTAACATGATATGTCTTCTCTCTAAATAGACTCCTATAATCTAATTCTTATTTTCAGGAACAGTGAGTTCTGACTCGACATATTCTTTGGCCATTTTCAGGGTATTGTCCTGGCACAGACAAGTAATTGCACGTGCCAAATTATTGATGGCCTCAATCTTTCTCTCCTCTAGAGCTTTTTGCTGAGCCCACATGTTCAGTTTCCTCTCCTGCAGCTCCAGGTACAACTGCAGCAGATCATTAGGGGGCTTGGTGTTGGTTACTTGTGTAGCTGTGGCTGCAGTGGGTGTGGGTAGGATTGGGGTAAATCGTTTACTGGCTATTGCCCTGCCAAGCTTAGTGCCATTAAGCTTTGCTTTCCGTTGCGCCTCCATTTCTTCATAGCTTCTGCCCAGCACCTCATGCATCTCCTTGAAGAACTCCCAGTGTACGCTATTGGTGCCCAGTCTTTTGGCACGTTCAGCATTTTTGCGGTATGTTGCTAGCATGTTCCTCCATTTCAGATCGCATTCGAAGGCTTTGACTGGAACATCTGTGCAGCCATCGGCTCTTAACTTTGCAGTAACTCTGTCAGCCACAGTCTCCCACAGCTTCTTCTTTTTGCACACAGGCTGGTCAAACTCTTGGTCCATGTCCAGGCGGACATGGACTAGATGCCATGTTGCTTGTAGTGTCCACACAAACTCTAagtgaaaacaaaacaatgtagaatgttttgagtttattcgTTTTCTGAACATGGGTAATGCAAtgtttattaaagttttaatgaatttcaaattacttaaaaatgaaCAACACAGTTTTCCTAACTTTTTTGTATTATTAGAAACTATTACTAACATAATTAAGAAAGTCTGATTACTCTTAACTGCAAAATGTACCTTGTTTAAAATCAAccccaataaaaacaaaataaaggtCTGCACTTCTCCTAAGTAATAAAAAAGATAACCATAGAACTGCCAATCTATCAATTAAGCTAATCGTACTCATATCTCACCTGTTTTTGACTTTTCAGTCTCTAAAGTCGAAATTGTTGTAGTTGATTCCTCCACATCAATGCTTTCTGTGACAATGGTTTCAATGACGTCCATACTGAATTTATGCCCCTTGATGTATGTGTGTTATTTGCTGttattgcgattaatcgtggaTTTTAACAACTCTAGCGATGACTTCTTTTCTAAAGTGGACAACAGCGATGATAATAACAACGACCTTGTTTGCACCACATCCAGCGCTGAAAAGGCTGCTGTTTTTCCCGGAAGTGAACATGTCGTGTGACGGGGGATTGTGGGAAATGTATTCCATATTTTGTAAGCGATTGATGCGCGTGATAATAATCACGGCTTGCTGCATATTTTCTTTCTTAAGAgtgtgtaaatatatatatatttataagtaTATGAATAAGCATATAATAAAAAGTTATAGGTTTGTATTATTAAGCTTTCACCAGTAAAGAGAGAAATTGATCGAGAAACTACAGCTCCCATATGCTTTAAAGACAGCGATTCTGCGTATGCCCCTCCCTCTCTGACAAGCCCTTCTGTTTGTTGCTTTGCTAAAGATGGCGCCCGTGCAAATCTGAGGCGATAGCGCTTTGTAGCGCATAGGAAAATCGACGTGAGTAAGATGCAAGGTTAACAAAGCCTTCACATTCTTCATCAAAACACCAAAATACACCAAAATAGATAACTATCAGCTCAGGCAGCGGTGTCAATGATCTATTTTAGCGGCTTACATCATGATGTAGGCCTTAATGAAATATGTCGCACTGTTAAAAGACTCGATTTCCCAGAAGCCATTGCTCGGTTGTTGTGCTAGATTTGATTGGTCGATTTAGTTTTATTTCTCTGTCGGATAAATTGTGTCAATTATAGGAAAAAAACATGCGttgtttcaaaaatatttttcctttcatttaaaaatctttattttaacaAATAACAGGCATTTGTTATTGCAAGTCACTGACGTGGTTTACAGAATTAGATAATTAAGTTACAAGGGAGGGGCGGTGGGGTGGAGGTTCTGCAGATTCATCATGTCTGCACGTTTAGAAGAAGACTctaaaaaaagttcaaaagtttTAACCAGCACCAAAGAGGGCTCTTCTTGCCCCGAATCCTCTCTTACCTGGTGTTTGACCCAGTTGTCAAAAGCAAGCTCATTAGCAGACAATGGACTGACAGAAGCTGGCAATAAGCAGATCACTGGAGGAGAAAAAGCCAGAGATGCAGACAAGAGACTTAGAGTTGGACAATGGAGGGCACTGGTGGCCATTCGGACCCAGCACATCAAAGGAGGTGGCCGCAAGATAGCGTGGTACCAAGCGCGAGGAGGACTGCCACCTTTGCTGGATCTTCTCAAACGTCCTGAAAGCTCCAGAAAGTTTTTGGACTTGGCACTTAGCATCCTGGCCAATTGCTGTACTGAGAAAGGGACAAGACTAGAAGTAAGCAAGAGGTTTATAAAAAGCTTTAAAGCATCAACAATTTTCTtgtgaatttctttgaattaagttttttctttctttactcCTAGAAGTAAGGATGCTTGATGGTATATCTGTTGTTGGTAAGTCACTGAAGGGTCACTTTTCCTAAACTAAATCTTCTACATAGATGCTGTTTTTCCAATATTTTGTGGTCCAGCAATGataatctgtcatttttctaGTGGACGTTCTCAAGAGGAATGTCTCTGTGGACACTGTGCAAAATCGAGCTGCAAGAGCTTTGGGAAATCTCGCCATGGACCCAGAGGGTTCAGCTGAGGTCCATTCTGCAGGTAAGTCCCTCATTTCTTGCAATaagtattttatatattttaaaaatgttctgtCTCCATCAAATGTACTTTCAAATTACAAATAACAATGTTGTAGTGTTCAGCATCATATCGTGAATAACTGAGCTGTTAAAATATGACGTTGTCTCCATCTTTTAGGAGGTGTTCCACTTCTTCTCCTCTGCTTATCTCTATCTCCACCCCCATCCTCGCCCTCTTCCCTGACTCCAACACCTGAGCTCTGCGCTCCTAAACTGGAATGTGCTCAGTCTGCTGCCCGAGCACTTGTCTACCTTTCAGACACACCTGCAAACCGACTCCTCCTGCTTTCACAAGGAGCGTTGTTGGCTCTTGCTCCATTTATTACTGCAGAGTATCCATTAGTTCTGCAACGGGCTTCTCTTCGTGCCCTTCATGAGCTTACCAGAGGTTGCAGTGCCGAATGTGCAAGGGAGATGTCCAGGTCTGGAGCGTTGGCTCAGCTGGGAGTTCTTGCTTCAGGAGATGGAGGTCAGCCTTTAGAAGAGTTAGCTTTGAAGACTCTGGCTAACCTGTGCTCTCAAGGCTGCCTGAGGCCACTGATCGGTTCACTGGGAGTCATTCAAAAATTTGCAGAGGAAGTAAAAAAGGATCTTCTTAAGTCGGGTGTGTTTTTCAAGGCCTTGTGTCTGTGCTGCAGAGAGGCTGTGAACAGGGCTAAAGTAAAGGAGAGTGGGGGACTGGAGGTGCTCATTGCCTTTTTATCTGCCCATCAAAACCATCCGCTCACGCGATTCGCCGTTTTAGCGTGCGTTGACTTTGTCTATGATGAATCGGCCCTTGAACAGCTTCAGGAGCTTGGGTTGGTGCCACAGCTGATCAAGCGGTTGGTGGAGCTTTCTAAAGAAGATGAACTATCTGCAGGAAAGATAGATCCAAGCTTGTCTTCTAATTCTCCATGCTCTGAACTGATGGCCTCATGTTTCGAGTCGCTTGACTTTTCTCCCCTTGAAGGGAACAAGAGAGAAGATGTGAGCAAAGACCAGACGTCAGGATCCTCCAGCTTCCTCAGCCTCAGGTTAGCCATCAGTCACTGTTTTACTAAAAGCAGACAAATATAAAGTCTTGGATACAATAAATATCAAATGTCTTTACTACTTGGCCTACTACACCAGACCATAAATTCATACTTGGCTTTTTAACTGATTTTAGTAGTATGATATAAATAATAATGCTTTATTTGATTTAAACAATTGTGTACTATATTCatcattatatattatataaatatttctgtTTTCTTTCCATCCAGGTCTTGGCTGGTATCTGA
This window of the Misgurnus anguillicaudatus chromosome 19, ASM2758022v2, whole genome shotgun sequence genome carries:
- the LOC129436112 gene encoding uncharacterized protein, producing MDVIETIVTESIDVEESTTTISTLETEKSKTEFVWTLQATWHLVHVRLDMDQEFDQPVCKKKKLWETVADRVTAKLRADGCTDVPVKAFECDLKWRNMLATYRKNAERAKRLGTNSVHWEFFKEMHEVLGRSYEEMEAQRKAKLNGTKLGRAIASKRFTPILPTPTAATATQVTNTKPPNDLLQLYLELQERKLNMWAQQKALEERKIEAINNLARAITCLCQDNTLKMAKEYVESELTVPENKN
- the LOC129436110 gene encoding uncharacterized protein: MEVRNQCVASAGRAIMDLIQSEWEPLSHWELDQRLDRAVEEMIEADLMAQAQSSSVVMQESQQEDLKPLQPEKSTSAYESEHRAQAAEAAEANPAVQHITNLLQRSSSNHSKTRLSGRARLSLSHTVLLSLTLLYKRISYRNVSANFHLEKGNIHRIFFSFCDRVIALQDQLIKWPTGQEEVHLLPFSSWLGHNEGLEERGLPKVLGVLGDTSIPIRLPTGKPECESDPSEAKRLKNDLDPDSWLNLELVINGEGRFIYCHISKGSEKDRGRALLEILQQNPEMVPPGTCLIADVGYPLTGQILTPFSAGRSPQENLYNRSVGIHLGRFEQALADLKQRFQKLRYLDMGNYDRAKVVVLTACILNNVFLDMGDVTKGLIGQTTKEDVTEEVTDDAAGVAMRDTVVNLLYSTLEAETH